Proteins from one Diorhabda carinulata isolate Delta chromosome 10, icDioCari1.1, whole genome shotgun sequence genomic window:
- the LOC130898659 gene encoding protein obstructor-E-like — MQVIVIIYLVVMIRGAIGKTFFNKTSRTNQNVELEGKQVPHEIQCSLYYRYVYGVKVLKECYEGKLFNTEISNCDYSYNVDCGNRSYPEERESSSEYYYIENDNWNIIENSIPSECPIKEDPYELDVLMAHEQSCSHYYRCINGKKYLMKCPGILQFNRRVLVCDWPSKARCYSKWYTSSSSTTTETPSSTNTSIVIVS; from the exons atgcaAGTTATAGTGATCATATATTTAGTTGTTATGATACGAGGTGCaattggaaaaactttttttaata AAACATCTCGAACAAACCAAAATGTGGAGTTAGAGGGGAAGCAAGTACCTCACGAGATACAATGCTCACTTTACTATCGCTACGTTTACGGAGTAAAAGTACTTAAAGAATGTTACgaaggaaaattatttaataccGAAATATCGAACTGCGATTACAGCTACAACGTCGATTGTGGTAATAGGAGCTATCCAGAAGAAAGGGAAAGTTCGAGCGAATACTACTATATAGAAAACGACAACTGGAAcattatagaaaattcaattccaTCCGAATGTCCAATTAAAGAAGATCCTTACGAACTGGACGTACTAATGGCGCACGAACAGAGCTGCAGTCATTATTACAGATGTATAAATGGAAAGAAATATCTGATGAAATGCCCGGGGATATTACAATTTAATCGAAGGGTATTGGTATGTGATTGGCCAAGTAAAGCGAGATGTTATAGTAAGTGGTACACTAGTAGTAGTAGTACCACCACCGAAACACCATCTAGTACAAACACTAGCATCGTTATAGTTTCTTGA